The Sphingopyxis fribergensis genome contains a region encoding:
- the recJ gene encoding single-stranded-DNA-specific exonuclease RecJ, giving the protein MSETALGITHSIKGQPWHWRRASADMASENLAPDDLVTQLLLARGVTRDDLDRQRAPTLRGFMPDPSLFRDMDAAAARLADAVERKEAVTIFGDYDVDGATSAALLVRLLRGLGLPAGAYIPDRLMEGYGPSGAALVKIGEAGSKLVVTVDCGAQAFDAIAEAKAAGVEVIVVDHHQCATTLPVAFALVNPNRLDEEPDAAIHGNLAAVGVAFLLGAALLRTLRARGFFATRDEPALIDLLDLVALGTVADVARLTGFNRALVTQGLKVMARRGNTGLAALMDAARLTKPPSASDMGFALGPRINAGGRVGKSDLGVRLLTTSDPQEAADISQELNRLNEERRAIEAGVLEEAMAASSACGNAPVAIVAGQGWHPGVIGIVAGRLKERLHRPAIVIALDDAGIGKGSGRSISGVDLGAAILAAKESGLLVAGGGHAMAAGLTVEADKVDALGAWLNDRLAADVERASGDKSLLIDAVLAPRGINPLWCDAIESAGPYGAGWPAPRVATGPVRIVESGIVGTDHVRLIVSGDDGARFKAVAFRSAETELGQALLHTRGNRKLWLAGRAKRDDWGSRPAAELHLEDAAWAD; this is encoded by the coding sequence ATGAGCGAGACTGCACTCGGCATCACGCACTCGATCAAGGGCCAACCCTGGCACTGGCGCCGCGCGAGCGCCGACATGGCGTCGGAGAATCTCGCGCCCGACGATCTCGTCACGCAATTGCTGCTCGCGCGCGGCGTGACGCGCGACGACCTCGACCGGCAGCGCGCGCCGACCTTGCGCGGCTTCATGCCCGACCCGTCGCTGTTCCGAGACATGGACGCCGCCGCCGCGCGGCTCGCCGATGCCGTCGAGCGCAAAGAGGCCGTGACGATCTTCGGCGATTATGACGTCGACGGTGCGACCTCGGCCGCTCTGCTCGTGCGGCTGCTGCGCGGGCTGGGGCTACCTGCGGGCGCCTATATCCCCGACCGGCTGATGGAAGGCTATGGCCCCTCGGGCGCTGCGCTGGTCAAGATCGGCGAGGCGGGATCGAAGCTCGTCGTCACGGTTGATTGCGGGGCGCAGGCGTTCGACGCAATTGCCGAAGCCAAGGCGGCGGGGGTCGAGGTGATCGTCGTCGATCATCACCAGTGCGCGACGACGCTGCCCGTGGCCTTTGCGCTGGTGAATCCCAACCGGCTCGACGAGGAGCCCGACGCCGCAATCCACGGCAATCTCGCCGCGGTAGGGGTCGCCTTCCTGCTCGGCGCCGCGCTGCTCCGCACTTTGCGCGCGCGCGGCTTTTTCGCGACACGCGACGAACCCGCGCTCATCGACCTGCTCGATCTGGTCGCCTTGGGCACCGTCGCCGACGTCGCACGGCTCACCGGTTTCAACCGCGCGCTGGTGACGCAGGGGCTGAAGGTGATGGCGCGGCGCGGCAACACCGGCCTTGCGGCGCTGATGGACGCCGCGCGGCTGACCAAGCCGCCGAGCGCGAGCGACATGGGCTTTGCGCTTGGCCCGCGGATCAACGCCGGCGGGCGCGTCGGCAAGTCCGACCTCGGGGTGCGCTTGCTGACGACGTCGGACCCGCAGGAGGCGGCCGACATCTCGCAGGAACTCAACCGGCTCAACGAGGAACGCCGCGCAATCGAGGCGGGGGTGCTCGAAGAGGCGATGGCGGCGAGCAGCGCGTGCGGCAACGCCCCCGTCGCGATCGTCGCCGGACAGGGCTGGCACCCCGGGGTGATCGGCATCGTCGCGGGACGCCTCAAGGAACGACTGCACCGCCCCGCGATCGTGATCGCGCTCGATGACGCGGGCATCGGCAAAGGCTCCGGCCGCTCGATCAGCGGCGTCGACCTGGGCGCCGCAATCCTCGCCGCCAAGGAAAGCGGCCTGCTCGTCGCGGGCGGCGGGCATGCGATGGCGGCGGGGCTGACCGTCGAAGCCGACAAGGTCGATGCGCTCGGCGCCTGGCTCAACGACCGCCTCGCCGCCGATGTCGAGCGCGCGAGCGGCGACAAGTCGCTGCTGATCGACGCGGTACTGGCGCCGCGCGGGATCAACCCTTTGTGGTGCGATGCGATCGAGAGCGCGGGCCCCTATGGCGCGGGCTGGCCCGCGCCGCGCGTCGCGACCGGGCCGGTGCGGATCGTCGAATCGGGGATCGTCGGCACCGACCATGTCCGCCTGATCGTATCGGGCGACGATGGCGCGCGGTTCAAGGCGGTGGCCTTTCGCAGCGCCGAGACCGAATTGGGGCAGGCCCTGCTGCACACGCGCGGCAATCGCAAGCTGTGGCTCGCGGGCCGCGCGAAACGCGACGATTGGGGCAGCCGACCGGCGGCTGAACTCCACCTCGAGGACGCCGCGTGGGCCGACTAG